One window of Flavobacteriales bacterium genomic DNA carries:
- a CDS encoding CPBP family intramembrane metalloprotease, which translates to MSKRPVLNFLLLAFSISWGIFAVAKWGIGVSSTIGWTLTSSLFMFGPALAALAFRRDHGVSWKDLGVKRTGIRWKWIGFAVLIAMALPPLTLAFNWLLGDVFQINGFGHSSLTKDMVLNTVREKLVAAGVGPTEMGSTMERLGSMPLNGVAILMIALIAGAIAGCTVNFLFAMGEELGWRGLLFHHTRRWGLWTHVGFTGVFWGLWHAPLILEGHNYPDHPVAGVFFMCVLTTALALPLAWVRFRSGCVWSAGVLHGTVNGVAGAGMLFTRDGSSLLGGAVGVSAVLGLAIIGGLLFIFDPSLRREFNPG; encoded by the coding sequence ATGTCCAAGCGGCCGGTGCTCAACTTTTTATTGCTTGCCTTCAGCATAAGCTGGGGCATCTTTGCGGTAGCCAAGTGGGGGATCGGTGTTTCAAGTACCATTGGCTGGACCCTGACCTCTTCCTTGTTCATGTTCGGCCCGGCTTTGGCAGCATTGGCCTTCCGGCGGGACCATGGGGTAAGTTGGAAAGATCTGGGCGTGAAGCGCACCGGCATCCGCTGGAAATGGATAGGCTTCGCCGTGCTGATCGCCATGGCCTTGCCACCATTGACCTTAGCCTTCAACTGGCTTCTGGGCGATGTCTTTCAGATCAACGGGTTCGGGCATAGCTCGCTGACCAAGGACATGGTGCTGAACACCGTCCGCGAAAAATTGGTGGCGGCCGGGGTCGGCCCCACTGAAATGGGTAGCACAATGGAACGCCTCGGATCCATGCCCCTTAACGGCGTAGCGATCCTGATGATCGCACTGATCGCCGGTGCGATCGCAGGGTGTACGGTGAATTTCCTCTTCGCCATGGGCGAGGAACTCGGATGGCGGGGCCTGCTCTTCCACCACACGCGACGTTGGGGTCTCTGGACGCATGTCGGCTTCACAGGCGTCTTTTGGGGCCTGTGGCATGCACCGCTCATACTCGAAGGTCACAACTATCCCGACCATCCAGTTGCCGGTGTCTTCTTCATGTGTGTACTGACCACTGCGTTGGCGTTGCCCCTGGCCTGGGTCCGTTTTCGGAGCGGCTGTGTCTGGTCGGCCGGGGTGCTGCATGGAACGGTGAACGGCGTTGCCGGCGCGGGCATGCTTTTCACCCGGGACGGATCGAGCCTGTTGGGAGGCGCGGTAGGTGTTTCAGCCGTTCTTGGTCTGGCCATCATCGGTGGCTTGCTGTTCATCTTCGACCCTTCCTTGCGCAGGGAATTCAACCCAGGATGA
- a CDS encoding FAD-binding protein, which translates to MPSQRSRPELPSPFINALREAFPPDAVLVAEEELLHYGHDETEDLSFPPQVVVRPRNTGEVAEVVRLCAQYGVPITPIGARTGLSGGALCVHGGVGLALDRMNGIVDIDERNLQVTVEPGVITQVLQEAVAAKGLYYAPDPSSRGSCSIGGNLAENAGGPRAVKYGVTRDFVLNLEVVLPNGEVIWTGANTLKNSTGYDLTRLFVGSEGTLGVITKAVLRLVPMPKETRLMLVPFRDAHKACEAVSAVFRAGITPSALEFMERDAIDWTLRFVEGVHLTIADDTAAHLLIEVDGNHGDVLMRECETILGVMEQFECQEVLFAETNAEKDALWMLRRRVGEAVKSNSVYKEEDTVVPRYELPDLLAKVKQVGGKYGFKSVCYGHAGDGNLHVNIIKGDMSDAAWRDELPKAVREIFEFTVSLGGTLSGEHGIGLVQRPYMDIAFNAVQLDLMRGIKQLFDPKGIMNPGKVLP; encoded by the coding sequence ATGCCATCACAACGATCCAGACCGGAGCTGCCGTCCCCGTTCATCAACGCACTGCGCGAGGCCTTTCCGCCGGATGCGGTACTTGTTGCCGAAGAGGAATTGCTTCATTACGGGCATGACGAGACCGAGGACCTGAGCTTCCCACCTCAGGTGGTCGTGCGGCCGCGCAACACCGGAGAGGTTGCCGAGGTGGTGCGCCTTTGTGCCCAATATGGCGTGCCCATCACACCCATCGGCGCGCGCACCGGCCTCAGCGGCGGAGCCTTGTGCGTACACGGAGGCGTCGGTCTGGCGCTGGACCGGATGAACGGGATAGTGGACATCGATGAGCGCAACCTGCAAGTGACGGTGGAACCCGGTGTGATCACACAAGTGCTCCAGGAAGCGGTGGCCGCCAAGGGCTTGTATTACGCACCCGATCCGAGCAGTCGTGGGAGCTGTAGCATCGGTGGAAATCTGGCTGAGAACGCGGGCGGGCCAAGGGCCGTGAAGTACGGGGTAACGCGCGATTTCGTGCTGAACCTGGAGGTGGTGCTGCCCAATGGCGAAGTGATCTGGACCGGTGCGAACACCTTGAAAAACAGCACCGGTTATGACCTCACGCGGCTGTTCGTGGGCAGTGAAGGCACCCTTGGGGTCATCACCAAAGCAGTGCTGCGCTTGGTGCCGATGCCGAAGGAGACCCGGCTCATGCTCGTGCCGTTCCGCGATGCGCATAAAGCCTGTGAGGCGGTGAGCGCCGTGTTCCGCGCGGGCATCACCCCCAGTGCGCTGGAGTTCATGGAGCGTGACGCGATCGACTGGACGTTACGTTTCGTGGAGGGGGTACACCTCACCATTGCCGATGACACCGCTGCCCACTTGTTGATCGAGGTGGACGGAAACCACGGCGACGTGCTGATGCGTGAATGCGAGACCATCCTAGGCGTGATGGAGCAGTTTGAGTGCCAGGAGGTGCTCTTTGCGGAAACGAACGCTGAAAAGGATGCACTCTGGATGTTGCGGCGCCGTGTGGGTGAGGCTGTGAAGAGCAACAGCGTGTACAAGGAGGAGGACACCGTGGTGCCGCGCTACGAACTGCCGGATCTATTGGCGAAGGTGAAACAAGTGGGAGGAAAGTACGGCTTTAAAAGCGTATGCTACGGCCACGCGGGCGATGGCAATCTGCACGTCAATATCATCAAAGGCGATATGTCCGATGCAGCTTGGAGGGATGAACTTCCCAAGGCCGTCCGCGAGATCTTTGAGTTCACCGTTTCCTTGGGCGGTACACTCAGTGGCGAGCACGGTATCGGGCTGGTGCAGCGGCCCTACATGGACATCGCGTTCAATGCCGTCCAACTCGACCTGATGCGTGGCATCAAACAACTTTTTGATCCCAAGGGTATCATGAACCCCGGGAAGGTTCTTCCGTAA
- a CDS encoding DUF2079 domain-containing protein, translating into MHKDGRIGITIAPIRRVPLMVLVLFAIVYALIFVPNQLFFRTYALDLGLYTHAAFAYAHGRMADCMLFLGTSQPLLADHFDLHLMLWSPLTWLFGQWSLLIVQWIAVLVGGWGIWRWLRELGATPVIANLGLIHFLAFFGIYGAFTFDFHSNVVAAMAIPWYGLALHKRRSTEAWLLLLFMLSAKENMGIWLCFVVLGFLLHERKNPALRKLLAWQAVLALMWSAVVIGVVMPALSDGAHYAGWKYPALGDGPIDALGYMAIHPIQVFQALLDGGSVPGGRAIKIEMLVLLFLAGGWAMLMRPWILLMAVPLLLQKLLHAGPAQWGVLGHYSVEFAPLCTLAVFSWALSLRNSRRGKVIAVIATVLSLGVTVRILDASVYKENRAKQRIYHAEHYVRGYDAAAVRQLLQRIPANASVSASAAFVPHLVVHRNLYQFPILGDADVIALATKEEPYPLSVDEFTVALDTLRRSRFWTEMDRCDGAVVFTRSQR; encoded by the coding sequence ATGCATAAGGACGGCAGAATCGGAATCACCATTGCGCCCATTCGCCGGGTGCCGCTTATGGTCTTGGTGCTTTTTGCCATTGTCTACGCGCTCATTTTCGTGCCGAACCAGCTTTTCTTCCGGACGTATGCCTTGGACCTCGGCTTGTACACGCATGCGGCCTTCGCATATGCGCACGGCCGCATGGCGGATTGCATGCTCTTTCTCGGCACTTCGCAACCGTTGCTCGCTGACCACTTCGACCTGCACCTCATGCTGTGGTCGCCGCTTACCTGGTTGTTCGGGCAGTGGAGCTTGTTGATCGTGCAATGGATCGCAGTTCTTGTAGGTGGCTGGGGCATTTGGCGGTGGCTCCGGGAGTTGGGCGCGACACCGGTGATCGCCAACTTGGGATTGATCCATTTCCTTGCGTTCTTCGGCATCTACGGCGCGTTCACGTTCGACTTTCATAGCAACGTGGTCGCGGCAATGGCGATCCCGTGGTATGGTCTCGCACTTCACAAGCGCCGGAGCACTGAAGCTTGGTTACTGCTGCTTTTCATGCTTTCGGCCAAGGAGAACATGGGCATCTGGCTGTGTTTCGTGGTGCTGGGTTTCCTGCTCCATGAGCGGAAGAACCCCGCCTTGCGGAAGCTTTTGGCTTGGCAGGCCGTGCTCGCCCTGATGTGGAGCGCGGTGGTGATCGGCGTTGTGATGCCGGCACTTTCCGATGGGGCGCACTACGCCGGTTGGAAGTACCCTGCGCTAGGTGATGGACCTATCGATGCGCTGGGTTACATGGCCATACATCCCATACAGGTGTTCCAAGCCCTGCTGGACGGAGGTAGCGTGCCCGGGGGGCGGGCGATAAAGATCGAAATGCTCGTGCTGCTTTTCCTCGCAGGTGGATGGGCCATGCTAATGCGGCCGTGGATCCTGTTGATGGCCGTGCCTTTGCTGCTTCAAAAGCTCCTGCATGCCGGGCCTGCACAATGGGGCGTGCTGGGCCATTATTCCGTGGAATTCGCCCCGCTTTGCACCCTGGCCGTATTCTCTTGGGCGCTGTCGCTCCGGAATTCCCGAAGGGGAAAGGTCATCGCGGTGATCGCCACGGTGCTTTCCTTGGGGGTCACTGTTCGGATCCTGGATGCGAGCGTCTACAAAGAGAACCGGGCCAAGCAGCGGATCTACCATGCGGAGCATTATGTGCGGGGCTATGATGCTGCGGCCGTGCGTCAATTGCTTCAGCGCATTCCCGCCAACGCCTCCGTTTCCGCATCCGCAGCATTCGTGCCGCACCTTGTTGTACACCGGAACCTGTATCAATTCCCGATACTTGGCGATGCCGACGTGATCGCATTGGCCACCAAGGAAGAGCCATACCCCCTGTCCGTGGACGAATTCACTGTCGCACTGGACACCTTGCGCCGATCACGGTTCTGGACCGAAATGGACCGGTGCGACGGGGCGGTGGTGTTCACGCGTTCGCAGCGGTGA
- a CDS encoding S9 family peptidase: MNKLIAAALFVLLSAPVTLAQKDLTNQAIWYSNTFSGDGLSSLISMQDGTHYSTLEAGEAGAEVNAYDYRTGEKTQTILRGQDLILPGSSKPLDMEDYAFSGDERKMMVRTDMELLYRYSYYAYNYVYDRATKTVKPLTDPGKSKQRLATFSPDGSHAAFMRDNNLFTVDLATMQETPITMDGEWNKVLNGAPDWVYEEEFEFTQGYEWSPDGTKILYLRSDESAVKEYDLALYKEQLYPSEYSFKYPKAGETNSTVSLHVYDLNSHSTCTVPFGTTDTDIYLPRFGFTGTSTVWFMRMNRLQNEKLIFTSDVSDVKSAGQPKPIYKETSPTYIEVTDDLHFLKDGSFILTNEQDGWNHIVWNSADGKTQRVLTPGNYDVLSVIGADEKGKRVLFTASKIDPTQQEVWSVGLTGKSLKQLSPAGGVNDADFSSGFKYFINTRSTANDPGTIALYTGNGKLVKTLKDNSKLKENLKEYGLQPKEFITIAIGDGVVLNAWMIKPPGFDATKKYPVFMTQYSGPNDNQVLDQWGGRNLLWHELLAQKGYIVVCADPRGTGHRGRDFRHMTYGQLGKFETEDQIGVANWLGALPYVDASRIGIQGWSYGGYMSSLCITKGAGTFKAAIAVAPVTNWRYYDSIYTERYMGLPKDNASGYDDNSPINHVDELKGNFLLIHGLADDNVHFQNSAEMTTALVKANKQFDMMMYPDKNHGIYGGTTRMQLYTKMTDFLLEKL; this comes from the coding sequence ATGAACAAGCTCATTGCCGCAGCCTTATTCGTCCTGCTTTCCGCACCGGTCACCCTCGCCCAAAAAGATCTCACCAACCAGGCCATCTGGTACAGCAACACGTTCAGTGGTGACGGGCTGAGCAGCCTCATCAGCATGCAGGATGGCACCCATTACAGCACCTTGGAGGCCGGAGAAGCTGGGGCCGAGGTGAACGCCTACGACTACCGTACCGGAGAAAAGACACAAACCATCCTACGAGGCCAGGACCTCATACTTCCGGGATCCTCCAAGCCATTGGATATGGAGGACTATGCCTTCAGCGGCGACGAGCGGAAGATGATGGTGCGCACGGACATGGAACTGTTGTACCGCTATAGCTATTATGCATACAACTACGTGTACGACCGTGCCACAAAAACGGTGAAACCCTTGACCGATCCGGGGAAGAGCAAACAGCGCTTAGCCACTTTCAGCCCGGACGGCTCGCACGCGGCATTTATGCGGGACAACAACTTGTTCACGGTCGATCTCGCCACCATGCAGGAGACGCCTATCACCATGGACGGCGAATGGAACAAGGTGCTCAACGGCGCGCCGGACTGGGTGTACGAGGAGGAATTCGAATTCACGCAGGGCTACGAATGGAGCCCGGACGGAACGAAGATCCTTTATCTGCGAAGCGATGAGAGCGCCGTGAAGGAATATGACCTCGCCCTGTACAAGGAGCAACTCTACCCGAGTGAATACAGCTTCAAGTATCCCAAGGCCGGCGAGACCAACAGCACGGTGAGCCTGCACGTGTATGACCTCAATTCACATAGCACTTGCACCGTTCCATTCGGCACTACGGACACGGACATCTATCTGCCCCGTTTTGGCTTCACAGGTACCAGTACCGTATGGTTCATGCGCATGAACCGCTTGCAGAACGAGAAACTCATTTTCACCAGCGATGTCTCCGACGTGAAGTCGGCCGGACAGCCGAAGCCGATCTACAAAGAGACCAGCCCCACCTATATCGAGGTAACCGATGATCTGCACTTCCTGAAGGACGGCAGCTTCATCCTCACCAATGAGCAGGACGGCTGGAACCACATCGTGTGGAACAGCGCCGACGGCAAGACCCAGCGTGTCCTCACACCGGGCAATTACGATGTGCTCTCAGTCATAGGTGCCGACGAAAAAGGCAAGCGTGTGCTGTTCACCGCTAGTAAGATCGATCCCACGCAGCAGGAGGTCTGGTCGGTGGGGCTCACCGGTAAAAGCCTGAAGCAGCTTTCCCCTGCAGGCGGCGTGAACGACGCGGACTTCAGTTCCGGTTTCAAGTACTTCATCAACACCCGGAGCACGGCCAATGACCCGGGTACGATCGCGCTGTACACGGGCAATGGCAAGCTCGTGAAGACCTTGAAGGACAATTCCAAGCTGAAGGAAAACCTGAAGGAATACGGGCTGCAGCCGAAGGAATTCATCACCATCGCCATTGGTGATGGCGTGGTGCTGAACGCCTGGATGATCAAGCCGCCGGGCTTCGATGCCACGAAGAAGTACCCGGTGTTCATGACCCAGTACAGCGGCCCGAACGACAACCAGGTGCTGGACCAATGGGGCGGGCGGAACCTGCTCTGGCACGAGCTGCTGGCGCAGAAGGGCTACATCGTGGTCTGCGCGGACCCGCGCGGCACGGGCCATCGCGGTCGGGACTTCCGGCACATGACGTATGGGCAGTTAGGCAAGTTTGAAACGGAGGACCAGATCGGTGTTGCGAATTGGCTCGGCGCATTGCCTTACGTGGACGCCTCGCGCATCGGCATCCAAGGCTGGAGCTACGGCGGCTATATGAGCTCGCTTTGCATCACCAAAGGCGCAGGCACCTTCAAGGCCGCGATCGCCGTGGCCCCGGTGACCAACTGGCGCTACTACGACAGCATATACACGGAGCGCTACATGGGCCTGCCGAAGGACAACGCCAGCGGTTACGACGACAACAGCCCCATCAACCATGTGGACGAGCTGAAAGGGAACTTCCTATTGATCCACGGCCTAGCGGACGACAACGTCCATTTCCAGAACAGTGCCGAAATGACCACCGCACTGGTGAAGGCCAATAAGCAGTTCGACATGATGATGTATCCGGACAAGAACCACGGCATTTATGGAGGCACCACGCGGATGCAGCTTTATACAAAAATGACGGACTTTTTACTGGAGAAACTGTAG
- a CDS encoding peptide MFS transporter, whose translation MPQTAPPHIESSANESHPKGLYLLFFTEMWERFSYYGMRAIFILFMTKALFMGNAEASNVYGSFTGLVYLTPLLGGYISDRFWGNRRSILVGGILMALGQFLLFFSGSLVTEAAQSATSISAMWAGLTLLIIGNGFFKPNISTMVGQLYPPNDRRIDGAFTIFYMGINLGALFSPLICGGLGDTGSIFDFKWGFLAAGVGMVISTITFELLKNKYLVDAKGGHIGMPKQKLDMKTVATILGSVALMFVLLNFKTWFKTDIDLIGFLIYGAMIAMPIVIFSDKKLVHEEKQRISVIFILAFFVIFFWACFEQAGASLTLFADTQTERHIGGWEMPASYFQSVNPALIILLAPLFSILWGWLGKRGWEPSSPLKMSMGLGLLALGYVVIAFGVHGVDPAAKISMWWLITLYGLHTMGELCLSPIGLSMVSKLAPLRLSSLLMGTWFLANAAANKFAGTLSALIPPGAGEAPVTAETVFPKFLGFTIDNLFHFFIVFIVLSGSAAVLLLGIHRWLQKRMHGVN comes from the coding sequence ATGCCACAAACCGCTCCGCCGCACATAGAGTCCAGCGCCAACGAATCGCACCCGAAAGGGCTGTACCTGCTCTTCTTCACGGAAATGTGGGAGCGGTTCAGCTATTACGGGATGCGGGCCATCTTCATCCTGTTCATGACCAAGGCGCTGTTCATGGGCAACGCCGAAGCCTCCAATGTTTACGGAAGCTTTACAGGTCTTGTGTACCTCACGCCTTTGTTGGGGGGCTACATCAGCGACCGGTTCTGGGGTAATCGACGAAGTATTTTGGTAGGGGGCATATTGATGGCCTTGGGGCAGTTCCTGCTCTTCTTCAGCGGCAGCTTGGTGACAGAGGCCGCGCAAAGCGCCACCAGCATCAGTGCCATGTGGGCGGGCCTTACCCTGCTCATCATCGGCAACGGTTTCTTCAAGCCGAACATCAGCACCATGGTGGGCCAGCTCTACCCACCGAACGACCGTCGCATTGACGGGGCCTTCACCATCTTCTATATGGGCATCAACCTCGGCGCGCTCTTTTCCCCATTGATCTGCGGCGGCTTGGGCGACACCGGCAGCATCTTCGATTTCAAGTGGGGCTTTCTTGCGGCCGGCGTCGGCATGGTGATCAGCACCATCACCTTCGAGCTCTTGAAGAATAAATACCTCGTTGACGCCAAAGGCGGGCACATCGGCATGCCGAAGCAGAAGTTGGACATGAAGACCGTGGCTACCATCCTCGGTTCCGTGGCCCTGATGTTCGTGCTCCTGAACTTCAAGACATGGTTTAAGACGGACATCGACCTGATCGGCTTCCTTATCTACGGTGCCATGATCGCCATGCCGATCGTCATCTTCAGCGATAAGAAGCTGGTGCATGAGGAGAAACAGCGCATCAGCGTGATCTTCATCCTGGCCTTCTTCGTGATCTTCTTCTGGGCTTGCTTTGAGCAGGCGGGGGCGTCATTGACTCTTTTTGCAGACACACAGACCGAACGCCACATCGGCGGCTGGGAGATGCCTGCGAGCTATTTCCAAAGCGTGAACCCGGCATTGATCATCCTGCTGGCACCGCTCTTCAGCATACTGTGGGGCTGGTTGGGCAAGCGCGGCTGGGAGCCTTCCTCCCCGTTGAAGATGTCGATGGGTTTAGGTCTGCTAGCACTGGGCTACGTGGTGATCGCATTCGGTGTTCATGGCGTGGACCCGGCCGCGAAGATCAGCATGTGGTGGTTGATCACGCTGTACGGCTTGCACACCATGGGCGAACTGTGCCTCTCACCCATCGGCCTCAGCATGGTGAGCAAGCTCGCGCCACTGCGTCTTTCATCGCTACTGATGGGCACGTGGTTCCTCGCGAACGCGGCGGCCAACAAATTCGCCGGCACGCTCAGCGCCTTGATCCCGCCCGGAGCGGGCGAAGCACCGGTCACCGCTGAAACCGTATTCCCAAAGTTCCTTGGTTTCACCATCGACAACCTCTTCCACTTCTTCATCGTGTTCATCGTGTTGAGCGGCAGCGCAGCGGTCCTGTTGTTGGGGATCCATCGCTGGTTGCAGAAGCGCATGCACGGAGTGAATTAA
- a CDS encoding peptide MFS transporter, whose protein sequence is MSGTSKHPKGLYVLFFTEMWERFGYYLMLGIFSLYMLDGWENGGMGFDALKKSDIYGTYLGLVYLTPFIGGLLADRILGFRKSIISGGLLMAAGYLTLAVHDVNAFYIGLLLIIMGNGMFKPNISTLVGNLYNDDKYRDNKDAGFNIFYMGINIGAFVCNFVAAFMQINYGWGYAFAAAGIGMLIGVVVFISGNKWVKHADIIKPLEPGDMSTSKILLSTLVPMFVFGVLGYLIPGNLLGTDTNDAFIFGCIPVVAFFIYLYVKANAEDKRPIGALLAVFGCLVIFWAVFHQNGDALTVWAKDYTNREMPMSVSNVADKMNMAETVTNNGAETAPNSSQYFATMAPENVPAQGQSLKLYSTQLYQSINPFWVVLLTPIIVGFWGFMRSRKREPSTPTKIAIGLVITALSALVMVGAVMATNNLESKASSWWLIASYGVITVGELCLSPMGLSLVSKLSPPRITALMMGGFFLSTSVGNKLSGMLSGLWEGFNDKSYFFLMNFGLALAAALMLFFMLRWLKAVMREKNIH, encoded by the coding sequence ATGAGCGGAACCTCCAAGCACCCCAAAGGTCTCTACGTCCTGTTCTTCACCGAGATGTGGGAACGCTTCGGCTATTACCTCATGCTGGGGATCTTCAGCCTGTACATGCTGGATGGATGGGAGAACGGGGGCATGGGCTTCGACGCACTGAAGAAGAGCGACATCTACGGCACCTACCTCGGTCTGGTGTACCTCACGCCTTTTATCGGTGGTTTGCTGGCGGACCGCATCCTCGGCTTCCGGAAGAGCATCATCAGTGGCGGGCTGCTGATGGCCGCAGGTTACCTCACGTTGGCCGTACATGATGTCAACGCCTTCTACATCGGCCTGCTGCTGATCATCATGGGCAACGGCATGTTCAAGCCGAACATCTCCACGTTGGTGGGCAACCTGTACAACGATGACAAGTACCGGGACAACAAGGACGCGGGCTTCAACATCTTTTACATGGGCATCAACATCGGTGCCTTCGTCTGCAATTTCGTGGCGGCCTTCATGCAGATCAACTACGGCTGGGGATACGCCTTTGCGGCGGCAGGCATCGGCATGTTGATCGGTGTGGTGGTCTTCATCAGCGGGAACAAATGGGTGAAGCATGCGGACATCATCAAGCCCTTGGAACCGGGCGACATGAGCACCAGCAAGATCCTGCTGAGCACATTGGTCCCGATGTTCGTCTTTGGCGTGCTGGGCTACCTGATCCCCGGCAACCTGTTGGGCACGGACACCAACGACGCGTTCATCTTCGGCTGCATACCGGTTGTGGCCTTCTTCATCTACCTCTACGTGAAGGCGAACGCCGAGGACAAGCGGCCCATCGGCGCGCTGTTGGCGGTGTTCGGCTGTTTGGTGATCTTCTGGGCGGTGTTCCACCAGAACGGCGATGCGCTCACCGTATGGGCCAAGGACTACACGAACCGGGAAATGCCGATGAGCGTCTCCAACGTGGCGGACAAGATGAACATGGCCGAGACCGTGACGAACAACGGCGCAGAAACCGCACCGAACAGTTCGCAGTACTTCGCCACCATGGCACCGGAGAACGTACCTGCCCAAGGCCAAAGCCTGAAGCTCTATTCCACGCAGCTGTACCAGAGCATCAATCCTTTTTGGGTGGTCTTGCTGACGCCGATCATCGTGGGCTTCTGGGGCTTTATGCGCAGCCGGAAAAGGGAACCAAGCACACCAACCAAGATCGCGATCGGCTTGGTGATCACGGCGCTGTCCGCTTTGGTGATGGTGGGCGCGGTGATGGCGACGAACAATTTGGAGAGCAAAGCCAGTAGCTGGTGGCTGATAGCGAGTTACGGGGTGATCACCGTGGGCGAGTTATGTCTAAGCCCGATGGGCCTCTCCTTAGTGAGCAAACTGAGCCCGCCACGGATCACAGCCTTGATGATGGGCGGCTTCTTCCTGAGCACCTCGGTGGGCAACAAGCTCAGCGGCATGCTCAGCGGCCTCTGGGAAGGCTTTAACGACAAGAGCTACTTCTTCTTGATGAACTTCGGCCTGGCACTTGCTGCCGCGCTGATGCTCTTCTTCATGCTGCGCTGGCTGAAGGCGGTGATGCGGGAGAAGAACATCCACTGA
- a CDS encoding peptide MFS transporter: MQTLQEIRDFKGKYPRQLWYLFGSEMWERFCFYGMRGMLTVFMVSQLGLDDKTANLQYGAIQAFVYAFTFIGGVFADKILGFQKSLFWGALMMIAGGLVIAFSPAGLFYIGTCFFIIGTGFFKPNISTMVGQLYHEDDPRRDAGFSLFYSGINLGALMGGVLMIWVGKYHSWPLAFGLVSIVMTISLINFFVTKKSLGPIGLSPLHPDMPANKRKMYEIAVYIGSLIAIPFILILVTNTHYTDLFMYIIGPATLVYLGWEMRKFNTKENKRLGAAMVFILFSILFWAFFEQAGGSLSIFALNNLDHTLFGFIPMDPNVINNSSNSLFVIIFAPLVGLLWLWLSKRKLEPNSVVKFGIGFLLLAGAFYAFYATIFFADADGITSLDVFILGYFIITFGELSLSPIGLSLMTKLSPQPIQGLMMGMWFLASAYGQYVAGLLGAGMSTADPDVSNLSKLVAYTGGYQQLAIYALIAGVVLIAISPVVRRLMKGVH, from the coding sequence ATGCAGACCCTCCAGGAGATCCGCGACTTCAAAGGCAAGTACCCGCGCCAGCTTTGGTATTTGTTCGGCAGCGAGATGTGGGAGCGCTTCTGCTTCTACGGCATGCGCGGCATGCTCACGGTGTTCATGGTGAGCCAACTGGGCCTGGATGACAAGACAGCTAACCTGCAGTACGGCGCGATCCAGGCGTTCGTGTATGCCTTCACCTTCATCGGTGGGGTGTTCGCGGACAAGATCCTCGGCTTCCAGAAGTCCTTGTTCTGGGGCGCGCTGATGATGATCGCCGGCGGCCTGGTCATCGCCTTCTCACCGGCCGGACTCTTCTACATAGGCACCTGCTTCTTCATCATCGGCACGGGCTTCTTCAAGCCGAACATCAGCACCATGGTGGGGCAGTTGTACCATGAGGACGACCCCCGGCGTGATGCCGGTTTCAGCCTGTTCTATTCAGGCATCAACCTCGGTGCGCTAATGGGCGGTGTCCTGATGATCTGGGTGGGCAAGTACCACAGCTGGCCGCTCGCATTCGGTCTGGTGAGCATCGTGATGACGATCAGCCTCATAAACTTCTTCGTCACCAAGAAAAGCCTGGGGCCCATCGGCCTTTCGCCTTTGCACCCGGACATGCCGGCAAACAAGCGCAAGATGTATGAGATCGCCGTCTATATCGGTTCGCTCATCGCCATTCCCTTCATCCTGATCCTGGTCACCAACACCCACTACACGGACCTGTTCATGTACATCATCGGCCCGGCCACGCTGGTGTATCTGGGTTGGGAAATGCGGAAGTTCAACACGAAGGAGAACAAACGATTGGGCGCAGCGATGGTGTTCATCCTCTTCTCCATCTTGTTCTGGGCCTTCTTCGAGCAGGCGGGCGGGTCGCTGAGCATTTTCGCCTTGAACAACCTCGACCACACGCTGTTCGGCTTCATCCCCATGGACCCGAACGTGATCAACAACAGCTCCAACTCGCTCTTCGTCATCATTTTCGCGCCGCTGGTGGGGCTGCTCTGGCTGTGGCTGAGCAAGCGGAAGTTAGAGCCGAACTCCGTGGTGAAATTTGGTATCGGCTTCCTGCTGTTGGCCGGTGCCTTCTATGCGTTCTATGCCACCATCTTTTTCGCGGACGCGGACGGCATCACCTCATTGGACGTGTTCATTTTGGGTTATTTCATCATCACTTTCGGTGAGTTGAGCCTTTCGCCGATCGGCCTTTCGCTGATGACCAAACTCTCCCCGCAGCCTATCCAAGGCCTGATGATGGGCATGTGGTTCCTGGCCAGCGCTTACGGGCAGTACGTGGCCGGCCTGCTGGGCGCGGGCATGAGCACTGCGGACCCGGACGTCTCCAACCTGTCCAAGCTTGTGGCCTACACCGGTGGCTACCAGCAACTGGCCATTTACGCGCTCATCGCCGGCGTGGTGTTGATCGCGATCTCCCCGGTCGTACGCCGCTTGATGAAAGGCGTCCATTGA